GTACTGCCGGTACTCGTATGGCGTTGACTGTTATCAATCATTGTCCGGCTATTATCGATTGTCTTCCGGCTATTATCACGCACGCTGTTATCAATCATTGTCCGGCTATTATCGATTGTCTTCCGGCTATTATCATGCACACTATTATCATGCACACTGCTATCGGTATGCCGTTGGCTATTATCGACATGGCTACGGCTATTATTAATATGCTGGCTGTTATCCACATGATGTTGGCTGCTATCAATAGTAATATTGATGTTGATAGGAGCGGGTTCGGGCTTTTTGCCGGCATCAGGTGTCGGCCCTGCCACAGGCTCCGGGGTTTTAGCCTCGGGCAGTTTGTCCACCGGAATTTTCGTAAAAATATCACGTAACAATACGGGGATTAATGCTTTCAGCTCAAGGTGCCTTGCTTCCCTACCCAGGTTAACACCCTGTTCTTGCGTTAATTTTCCATGGCACATATCCAGAGCATCAACGGTTTTCGCCGCCGCTCTGTCAATAAGCGCTGTAAGATTACTGCGCGTTTGCGGATCTAACGTACAACCAAATTGATGTTCAATGCAGTCGGCAACATACGGCATCACTTCATTTGTGACAAAGCTCGTCGATAATGTCCCTAAATTACCGCCAGTATTCTCTGTGATGATGCTTAACAATTTCTGGTGCAGGGCTTCAAGCTTTGCTTCCGCTTTCTTTGTTGCCGGCAGCCATGGTCCAAAAGCCGATTTCTCCTTCAGGCCATCTTTCATGATCTGCGCAGTGTACTCTTCCCCCACCTTGATCAACAGCTCTGTTGCCGCCGCCGACTGACTGGTGGCGCTTAGCGCTGAGCGAAAAAGCGTCGCAAACTCCGTTACCGCTTTCTTGGCAGCAACGTTATCTGAACCAGCGAAAATCGCCTTTAGCGCTTCAGTGTCATTCCCACATTTAAATAACGTCTCCAGGCTCGCATGTCTGGCCAGCGCCGGAAAATCTTCCAGTTTAGGGCCTTTAATGTCCCCTAAAGGAGAAGTAGTCGCACTTTCTCTGATTGCCGAGATATTCGCTGCAAGCTTCGTCGCTTGCATTTTTACCTCATTTTGTATACCCGCCATCCTGACCGGAGACTGAAGGCTTACACTTGATACCATTATTAATGTCCTCTTCTGTTATCCCTGCAGGAAGCTTTTGGCGGTTTCCAGACTGCTACTTATCGTACTGCTCAGCACTTTGACCAGGTTGTCGTACAATGAATTGGCATTGCTGTATTTCTGCGTCAGCGTCTGTAGCGTTGTTTTTAAATTTTCTTCCTGCGCTTTAAAACCAGACTGCCAGGCCTGATATTTGGCGTTATCCATTTCGAGGGCAGTACCAGATCCTATTCCACCAAGATCGCTTACCATTTTGTTCAGTGGCCCCAAATCCACCAGTACAACATAACCGCCACCTGACGACTTTAGGCAGCTGTCTGGTAAATTCAGTTCTTTAATCCACTGTTCGGCCTCCGCTCTCGACGCAGTTGTTACGCCACTACCGTTCTGCGTGGGAAATAAAATCGTATTTTGATTTACCTGGTTGTATTTATTAACCAGACTACTTATTTCACTTTTAAGCGAATTAACGTTTAGCTTAACGGTATTTCCATCTTTACCCGGTGATAACCAGCCTCCCATTTTGGAAAGAATATCACTGAAAGCCTGATAAAAATCGGTATAGACTGCGACAACGTTTTCATAAACGCCCAGATAGCTGTCACCTATCGCAGAGATATTTTGGGAAACCATCTCCCAAATCTCGGCATCGGAAATAGTTGTTTTTGGCTGCGCCATAGGCGAAGCGCTAAATGAGGCCGAGGTCGGCGCAGAAAACGCGCTTCGCAGGTTCTCATTTTGTTCTGCGGATAATGACACGCCGGACTTCGCCAGAGCATTCAGGCTGCTGGTCAACTGTTGGCGCGCCAGCGTGCGCTCGTCATTATTCTCTTCAGAGATCGGTGGCGTTGACTGCAACGTCTGTTGTGCCTGCTGGGCTTTAGTCGCCGCCTGCGATAATGAGATGATATCTGTGCCGCGATGTTCTGTGGTAGACGGTACCGCGGCAATCTCGACATGCTCGCTCGCCGAAGGAGTCTGCGACCGTTCAGCAACGAGCCCCGGATGAGGAGAAGCGGAATAATTTTGAATATTAAGCATAATATCCCCAATTCGCCATCAGGAGAGCGATTACATCACTCCCCTGATGGCGTATAGATGACCTGTCAGATTAAGCGCGAATATTGCCTGCGATTGCAGCGAGTGCGGATGCTTTCGACTGGTTAATGCTTTCCATTGTTTTCAGCATTTCCTGAATCAGGCTGGTCGATTTACGTGAACTCTCACGGGCTTCGTCCGATGCGGTGCTGGCAACGCGGTTATTCACCTGGCTAATCTGCTGCTCGGAACGTTCCTGAGTAGCAGCGTACTGGCCGGACGCCCCTGCAATACCGCCGACCGTGACCGAGTTCTTCACAATCAGATCGCCCGTCATCTGCATTTTGCGCGCATCGACTCGTGTCATATCCATGGTATTCTGTTCAAGACGAATATCGGATTCGACAGACTCAAGACGTTTCGACAGAATCGCCTGATGTTCAGGCGAAATTTGTTTATTACTGTCTTTAATGTCCAGACTTTCCGTCGCACTGGTGCTGGCGTTAGGTTTAAGCGTTACGTCATTCAGATTTTTCGTTGCATCAGCGCCGGTTTTCTTCATATTTAGCGTTTTCAGAGAATCGACGCCATCAGCGCCGAGTTTGACGCTATTCTGCCCGTTCAGCACATTTTTAATACTCTGGCTTTCAGTGGTCAGTTTATCGATCTTCGAGGCATTATGTTTAAGCGCGCCCCTCTCATTTTGCAGCCCTTTATATTCCAGTTTCGCGCCTACGCCAGTGATCCCCAACTGCAGCGCGCTCTGTGAAATACTGCCGGATAACGCATTCATCCCTTCACGCAGCATGGCGCTTGCCGTCGTTTTGGCTGCATCAAAACTCACTAATGACAATTTACCAGACAGTTTGCTATCCGCCTGGTTCAGCGTCAACATTAACGTATTTGCGGCAGCCAACAGCGCAACGGCATTAGAAGACATCCCGCTAATATCAAAAAATGTTCCGACTTCCGCCTTCTGCTCACGTAACTGGGTCTGCACCATCTCGTTCGCTTTCGTCGTGACATTATTTGTCAGGGCATTCAGATTCTGATTCATGTCAGTATTCTGAATAGCGGTTTTCAAAAATGAGGTGATCGTTCCGGTGGTTTGCGTTAATACCCCTGGTGCTGGCGCGCTCAGTGTAGGGCTCAATCCCAGATCACCAATTTTGCCGCTGCTAATGCCAATATGGTTCAAAATATCTTTAACGTTAACGGATTGCGAACCTGGCTGTGAAGTATTCTCAACAGAATGATTATTTAAATAATTTGCGGGGTTAATTCCCACATTGCTAACTAACATATTTTTCTCCCTTTATTTTGGCAGTTTTTATGCGCGACTCTGGCGCAGAATAAAACGCGACGCATCCGCATTTTGCTGTACCGCAGAAGACATGACTTTTTGTAGTTCCGCAGTCACCTTCTGGTTTTCACCAAATATTTCTACGGATTGTTTAAGCCACTGCTGAATCTGGTCCATGGCAAAACGGGCGAGCATAAAATCAGAAAGTGCCTCGCTGGCATTTTTGATAAATACGCCTTCGGCAACACCACCGGCTGACTGGGCTGCGGTATTCGTCACTTCCATGCCCAGCGTCACTTTATTTAAAGTATTCCCTATCAGTTCCTTACTTAACGTATTCGTTTGCAGGCCCATCTTGCTGCCCACATTACCCAGGCTGGTCGTAATACGCTGCATTCCCTGGGTCAGGAATTTGCTGCTGTTTTGCGCCATCTGTTTCAGCACATTAGGCACCAGCTTCTTAATCGTTTCGCCCATCATTTTGCTCAGCGCGCTACCCAGTTTCGCCGCGGCACCTTTCCCGACGACGGCGACCACCACAATGACTGCGACCATCGCAATGGCTGCGACAATCGCCCCGACAATACTGCCGGCCATTTCTGCGGTTTTCTTATCGACGCCTAATCCTTCCAGCGCTTTGGTAATCGCCTTGCCAATCAGCTCCATTAACGGCTTCAGCACATGCTCCATAATTGGATTCAGCGCTTGTTGGATAAACGACACTCCCGTCGTCGCCTTCACAATCTCGTCGGCTACCATTACTGCAAGCCCTACTGCGGCCAGCGCCAGACTCGCCCCGCCGGTAAAAATAGCGCCCACTACGCTGACAATGGTCAACAGCGCGCCGAGCACTTTCCCGATACACCCCATAATACGGTTTGTTTCTTCGGCTTTACGCGTTTCCTCCTGGAATTCAGCCGATTTCTTTTCCATCTCTGCCTGACGCCCTTCCTGCAAGGCGCTGAAAAGCGCAAGATCGTTTTGCAGGCTTTCTTCCGTATTTTTGCCCACAATCTCAATAAACATGGCCATGAGCATGGTGAGGCGGGCGACATTTGACAGATTATCCTGCTCGCCCTGGGAAACCTGCTGCTGAGAGGAGGCATTCGCCGTTCCCTGGAATTTGGTCAGAATGCTATCCGCTTTTTCGGCTTTCGCTTTTGCGTCTGTGCCTGCTTTAACCGTCGCATCCGCGGCCTTATCTAAGGCCTCTTTCGCCTCCGTCGCTTCTTTACCGGCCTGCTCTACCGCGGCTTCAGCTTGTGCATAGCTGGGGTCAGCCGGGTCCAGCGATTGCAGTTTATTTTGCGCCTGCGTCAGTTTTTTGGCCGCCGCGTCATAAACACTCTTGGCGGTATCCGTTTTTTTGATACTGGCTTCATAGAGATCCGTCGCCTCCTGAGCCTCTCCCAGAGCCGACTGGAATTCTTTCGATACCTGAATACCCATCTCTTTTTGTGACTCAATCATCGCCTGCCATACCGCCAGACGAGACTCCAGTTGAGACAGCGAAACATCGCCCAGTAGCGTCATGAGTTTGCCAAGCAGCAGCGTCAATTGACCTTCGCTGGAGAGCTTTTCTTTGGCGGCGTCCGTAGGCGGCGTCAGGCTGATCGTATTTATCGAGGTCTCTCCGGACCTTGTACCCGCTTTAAGATCGCCTGCTTTCGTGGCCACCACATCTTTAAACGCTTTATCCGCCGCTTTTAAAAAGTCCGTGTTCTTACGAACGCCCTCAAAAGCCGCCTCTGCGAGGCGCGGATTTTGGGTATATCCGCTGCGGCTAATGCTACTTGCGTCATTTACCATAATTATTCCTTTTCTTGTTCACTATGCTGCTCTGTCTCCGCGGTTTTTAGCGCCTCCAGATAGACCAACGCTTTTGCCCGAAGAGACTCATCTTCAGTACGTTCATTGACAAGTTCAAAACACTGTCTGGCTTTTGCTGCTTTACGCATAAGCAATTGACACTGCCCGGTAAAAAAAACGGGGCGATAGTCATTTTTAAGTAACGTAAAAGCCACTGCATAAAGATCACAGGCTTTCTGAAATTGTTTTTTCAGTTGGCATACCGCCGCCAGTCCCATGGTGTAATCGGGATTGTAAAAATCATAAATGCATAAGAAACGAAAGAATGTCTCTGCTTCATCAAGACGTCCCTGGTTATAAAACTCATAAGCATGAGCATATAAACCATCCATCATATCCTGAGGTATTCCATGAACGTCTTTCAGAGTGGCGCCTTCGCTAACGGCATCCCAAATCATTTCCGCAACACGTTCTTCGCTGACATTATTTTGATAATCCATTACTTACTCCTATTATCTGTCACCGATTTTGCAGAATTTAACGACTGCGATTATCTGATGCAGGTATTAAATCCTGACGGTGGTTAGTAAACATTCAAAAAACGCCCAATGAATAAATCACTACTGCTTCACGCGGGTCAGTGCCGGACCTCGTTTTCCTGAGGCTGAATAACGTCCTTGCCCGCGTTTTCCACCTCTTCCAGCCACACCAGAAGACGTAAAACTTCATCAATTTCTTCCAGACTCACCAAATCATAACGACGATGAGTTTTAAAAAGCGCACGCGCCAGTTTGATATCGACGATAACGGGTACGCCAACTTTCTCCGCATAGGCACGAACGGCCAGCGCGCGCTGATTAGTTTCATACACCGAGATCATCGGAATCGGCATCAGTTCAGGTTTAAAATAAATACCGATAGTAATATGTGTTGGGTTAGCCACAATCAGACGCGAGTTTTCAATATCAGATTTCACCTGTTCAGACAAAATCTCCATATGAATTTCACGCCGTTTGGATTTAACCTCCGGATTGCCTTCCTGCTCTTTCATCTCACGCTTTACTTCTTCCTTATCCATTTTCATGTCTTTCATGGTCAGGAAATATTCAGCGATGGCATCCAATAATAGAACAATTAATGCACAAACAAGACAGGTTAATACTAACGCGAGAAGAAGTTCACGCCAGATAACGGCCATTCCCGCAACATTGCCATTTAACTGCGAAAAGATTTCAATCTTATATTTTTTCCAGCAGATTATTGCGGCTACCACAAAGGAGGAGAGATACAGTAAGGTTTTAACCGTATCTTTTACCGTACGCATACTGAAAATCTTTTTCGCCCCCTCGACAGGGTTTAGCGCTGACAAATTGGGTTTTAATGCCTCTGTCGCCAGCACAAATCCAGCCTGTAATAAGGCCGGTAATGCGGAGCACACTAAGCAGAGCAGCATAAATGGGATCAGGTATTTTAGTCCTAACCAAAAAACGGCCAGACTGTAATCAGCCATGCTCTGATTAAAATTATCCGCAATGATGAGCTTAACAATCCCCATAAACTCATTAAATGAGCCATACGACACCAGATAGGCAATTCCCCCTACGGTGAGACAGGCGATAATAAGATCTTTACTTTTAAATGACTGGCCTTTCTTAGCGGAGTCTTCCAGCCTTTTTTTAGTCGGTTTTTCTGTTTTATTCGACGACATGCGTTGCTCCCCGCTCGTAGAACCAGCTACTTAATCCCGTGGCCTGGAAAGACAGTCGCAGCACATTGTCCGGGAGTACTGGAGAGAAATAAAACAGCATGATTAATACCGCGATACCGCTTTTCACCGTCAGTGAAATAGCAAACGCGTTCATCTGGGGAGCAAAACGCGACAATAATCCCAGAAAGACCTCTGACAGCAACAAAACCAATACGACCGGACTGGCCAGAACTAACGCATTTTGCGCCACCTGATTAATAAACGTTAATAAAGGCGGTAATGAAGGCGTACACTCATTCATTGGATCGCATAGCTGATAGCTTTTATTTAAGACGTCAACCATGGTAACCAGCCCGCCATTTTGTAAATACACGACCGCGGCAAACATGTTCAGGAAATTAGCCATTTCCGAGGTATCAATGCCATTTGCCGGATCGATACTGCTACTGAGCGTTGCGCCTCTCTGGTTATCGATGATACAGCCCAACGCATGTAACACCCAAAAAGGCCACGACAGCAGGCAGCCCAGCATAACGCCTACCGCAGCTTCTTGCAGAATTAACGGGATCATCGCCACCGATAAAAACGGCGGCGCCTCACTCAGTTCATGCGGCCATACTCCCAGCGCCACCAGTACGATAATGGCATTTCTCGGCGCGCCGCTTAATACCCCGCTATTTAAAAAGGGCAGAAAGAAAAAAATCGGCGCCACACGAGCAAATCCCATTGCCGCAGCGGCAACCAGGTTATGAATTTCAAAGTACAACGCATAAAACATTTTTTACCCCTTCGCCAACGCCAGAAATATCACCTGACGCCCGTAAGAGAGTAAAACTTCGCCATACCAGCCAGACAGTAAGAACAGACATAAACACACGCCAAGTAACTTAATACCAAAAGGCAGCGTTTGTTCCTGTAATTGCGTTACCGTCTGGAATAATCCAACCAGCAGGCCGATAACCGTTGCGACAATCGTCGGCCATCCTGAAAGGATCAGAACAAGATAGAGCGCCTTATTACCTGCAAACACTAAATCATCCATTTAACTTTCCCGTCTCGTAATGATGTCATGTTGCAATGTCCATATACTGTAATATCAATCCCTTAGACAGTAAGGTCCAGCCATCAAGCGCGACAAAAAGCACCAGCTTAATGGGTGTAGATATCGTCACCGGACTCATCATCATCATCCCCAACGCCAGCAACACGCTGGATACCACAAGGTCGACGACGACAAAGGGCAAATAGAGATAAAAACCAATTTTAAACGCGCTTTTTATTTCGCTCAGCGCATAGGCAGGTAATAACGCAAAGATTGAAGGTTTTTCAATTTCTTCTTTATCACGTTTTACCGTTTCAGTCTCTTCTCCATATTGACGCTTCAGTTGCGCGCTTTCAAAAAACTGGACTAACTCCCGATCTGAATACTTGATCAGATAATCACGGTAGCCGTCCAGCCCTTCATCAACATGTTTACTTAATGACGAAATATCATTAAATGAAACCCCTTCGTCCTCAAAATAGACGTAGGCATCGTGCATTATTGGCCACATAACAAACATTGAAAGCAGCAAGGCGACGCCGTTAAGCGTCATATTTGACGGTATCTGCTGCAGTCCCAGGGCGTTACGCACCATGACAAATACAATCGAAAACTTAACAAAACAGGTTCCTGAAGCAATAATAAAGGGCAACAGGGTGGAAAATGCCAGTAAGGCAATTAATGAGATATCATTTCCCATTACCAGACTCGCTCAACCATTCATGAATCTCAACACCTAAGGTGTCATTCATCTGTACCAGCTCGCCATTTCCAAGCAAAACGCCATTCGCCATAATCTCAACATTCAATTCAGCATTTGTCGGCAGCGATAATAGCTGTTGCTGTCCTATCGCTTCGAGATCGGCCAGAGTCACGTTCTTACGATGCAAAACAAATTCCAGTTTGACGGGTAATTGATTCAGGCCAGGCAGAATTCCTGCAGTTTCTGTTTCATTTTTTTCTTCTTCGATATGCTGAATATCTAACGTTTCCACAATAATTCCCCCTTCAACACGGTTGAAATGACCTAACTTTTTCGAATAACAATAAACTTCCGCACTGGAATGGCGAATCAGGAGCACATCGCCAATCCCGATACGGCCCAGTAGCGCTCGCTGCGTGTCGCTACTACCGATAACAAAACGTAACGGCCAACGCAGATTTTTCGGTCTGCCTCCTCCGGCGGCGGGCAGTTCAGGAAGATGCTCAAACCACAGGCCCCCCCGCTCGGTCATAACATGCAGCAGTTTCCCTTCTGGCAGTGCGCTTCCCGGCACCGGATCCTCCACATATAAACGCCGGCAGGACAAATGCGGTACGGGTAATTCAAATGGCCGCTCTGTCGACGCAAGCCAGGGAACAACCAGATGCTCAGCGCCGGCAGAAACCGCCGCCCCCGCCAGAGCAGGAGAAACATGTTCAAGCCAGTCACGGGGTTTAATCCAGGCCGACCATCTTTTTTCTGCATCGCTCACCCGAACCCACATTCCCTGTCGCGTCGGATACTCCAGCGTGGCGTCCTGGCCGTTGCGCAGGCATGCTGCCGCGGTTTGAGCCAACCGCCATTCGCGGCGCTCGATCTGTCTCACACGCAAAGACATCAGGCGTCATCCTCCTCGCCAGAATGCTGTCCGTGCTGTTGCTGCTGCGGGTTTTGCTGATCGTCTCGCATCAGGTGCCAGCGCTGAGGGTTACCGTTCTGCCATTGATCATGCAAACGATGCTCAACCTGCGTATTTGACGGTATTAACGAAAACTCCCCTGCCTGCCGCGCCTGAATATTGACGGAGTAGTCATTTCCCCAGCGCTGAAAACGGTAAGTCAGCGAGTTATCATCTCCCTTCACCCCATCGGTGATCGGGAAAGTCGTCATCGCCTGTTTTGAGTGCGCCGCTAAAGGCATATTTTCATCACCACCGGATAATTGGCTGAGATCGGCAATCGTTGTGGGTTGCAGGGAAAGCTGAGAAGCCTCTTTGATCTTCTTATGATCTTTATCATCAGACTTACTGGTATTGGTTGCCGCCATACGGGAAGAGGCGACATCCCCCGCCAGCGGCGTTCCGTCTTTACGAACGCCTTCGCCCGCGATAACTTTATGATCTCCATGGATCGCCTTGACATTATCGTCCGTGACACCCATGGCGTTATCCGCTAATTCACTGACGGCTTTTAAGTCAGTGGATAATTTTTTACTGCCGACTTCAGCTACCTGCATATTCCTGGACGATAATAACGCCGCGGTTTTATCTGCTTTCTTCACGTCTGATACCAGCGTGACTGATTTTTCAGATGTGACCTTCAACAATTTCTCTGCAATCCGAAAATCGCCTTTCACATTATGCTGCAGACCCGAAGCATGACCACTGTGCTGTTCTGATTTCGCTGGCGCGCCCTGTCGCAGTGCCGCCAGTAAAACGGGTAATGCTGTTTCCTTATGCATAACGAAAGTATCGCCATATTCGCGATCTTTTTTGTCATCGATATATTCTGTCTTATGTTTTTCCAACGCTTTCTTTAATGCTTCTGATAAACCGCTGACCTCATCCTGCTGCGGCAGTAAAAAATTTCTGGATGAACTGACAGATGACACATCGCCCATTAAATTATCTCCTCTGACTCGGCCTCTTCCTGCTGTATCTCCCGCTGAATATAGAGTCTTTTCTGACGGATTATCCAACGTTGATAGTTGCCTTCTTTACGCAACCAGTACTTACTTTTTTCCTGATACTCTTGTCTTTTCTTTTCCAGTTCGTCCCGTTTTTCCTGAATTTGGGTAATTTGAAGTTCTAAATCTTTTATCTGCCGACGAACAATAGACTGCTTACGTAATAACGAATAAATTTCTTCACGGCTCAGTTGTCTGTTTTCTGCACGCAGCGTATCTAATAGCAATTTCAGACCCGCGATCTGTTCAACAATCGCCGCCTCCTCAGCCTGCAATCTACGGTCCTCATCCTGATAGCGAAGTAATATCGACTCACACTGGGAATGAAATACCGTACAGCGCCGCTGCAGCACTTTAATTCTGGTCAGCGAATGCATTCATACCGCTCAACGTGTCATCAAAAGATGAATATTGCGCCACCGGCTGGCATAACCAGGCTTTCAGGCTATCCCGCATTTGCATCGCCCGATCGTTATCAATATTCTCACCGGGACGATATTCTCCTAAATCAATGAAGAGCTGGAGCTCTTCCAGGCGCGTCATTAATTTACGTACAGCAGAAGCCTGCTCAGCATGTGTCGCCGTCGTAACTTGTCCAAAAACGCGGCTGACACTTTTAAGAATATCAATTGCCGGGTAATGTCCCTGCCCGGCCAGCTTTCTGCTCAGATACAGGTGTCCGTCAAGAATAGAGCGAATTTCATCTGCCATCGGATCAGCCTCATCCTCACTTTCCAGCAGCACCGTATAAAAGGCAGTAATGCTTCCCTTCCCCGTCGCCCCAGGACGTTCCAGTAAACGGGGCAAATTATCGAATACGGAGGCCGGATAACCGCGACGGGCCGGACGCTCGCCTGACGCCAGGGCCACGTCTCGCAAAGCACGCGCATAACGGGTCATAGAATCGATAAAGAGCACAACCCGTTTGCCCTGGTCGCGGAAATATTCCGCTACGGTTGTCGCCAGTTGCGCCGCATTGCAGCGGTCCACCGAGGGAAAATCGGAGGTGGCAAAAACCAGAACACATTTTTCTTTCTTATGTGAGGCGCGCAGCATATCCACGAACTCAGTGACTTCACGGCCTCGTTCGCCGATAAGGCCAATAACAAAGACATCCGCCTCCGTTTGTTCGATTAGCATATGCATCAGCATGGTCTTACCACATCCTGCAGAAGCAAAAATCCCCATTCGCTGACCTACGCCACAGGTCAAAAGCCCGTCAATCGCCCGAACGCCGGTAATCAGCGGTTCATGGACACCCACGCGCGACGCATAAGAAGGCGGCGCGACATCAATGACGCGTTCCTCGCTAATCGGTGCCACTTCAGAGGTAAAACGCTCAACGATTTTCCCCGTCGGGTCTAACACCGCGCCCAATACCGAATATCCTACCCACGCTGATAACGCGCGCCCTGTAGGATAAAGCACCACATCGCGGGTCAATCCCTGGGCATTGCCGATAAGGCTGAGCACAGTGCGCTCCCGTTGTAAGCCAACGACCTGCGCGCGTGCGACGACCTGTTTTTGATGCCAGCCACGGCGTATTTCACACAGTTCGCCGATGGCCACATCACGCAATTCCGCTTCAATGATTGGGCCCGTTATTTTTTGTGGATAGGCCAGATACTGAAGTAAACGAGGTGTTTTCATCTCATTAGCGACCGACTAAAAACTTCCAGATAGTTGTAAAATCCATTCAATGCATTAGAGAATTTCTCACCGTCTGATAAGAAATCAGGATGAACTAAAGCTTTAAGCGTTAATTCCCCATTCTGTTCCCCTAATAACAATTGTCCGCCGCGGACAAATTGGCATCCTTCCATTATGGTCATTAAGATTTCATAGGCTCGCTGTTTTAATACTGCCATACTGTCAGCACCTAATTGTGACCAGATCCATACATCATCATCCTGAACGCTGATACAGATACTGGGTAATGCAAATAAATCCAGAACAATTGTCGAGTGACTATCTATTCCTCCAATTAATGCTGGATCGCAACCACTCACTTCCAGTGCGGAACGAACTAATTCAGAGATATCCAAATGTTGCATAGGTCTTTTCCTTAATTAAGTCCTTATATCGTTTTTATTACATTCACTGACTTGCTATCTGCTATCTCGCCGAAAGATAAAACCTCCAAATCCGGAAAACGACCTTCAATCATTTTCTTAATAAAACGACGGACATCAACAGACGTAAGGAGGACAAGATCTTTATGTGCAATCAACAAATCATCCAGCTTAAGCGTAATGAGATCCATCAAATTAGCGGAGGCATCCGGTTCAAGACTGAGGAAGGTGCTGCCAGAAGTCTGGCGAATACCTTTACGAATAATATCCTCAGCTTCGGCAGACACCATTACTGCTCGTAATTCACCGCCATTGGCGAATTTATGGCAGATATAACGTGCCATGGCTCCACGAATATGTTCCACCAGGTTAATGACATCTTTTTCTCTTGGCGCCCACAATGCGAGCGCTTCCATAATTAATTTCATATTACGCACGGAAACACGTTCGCTTAACAAGCGCTGTAAAACTTCAGAGATACGTTGTACCGTGGCATGCCTGAGAACTTCTTTAAGTAAGTCAGGAAATTTTGCCTCCAGCTGATCCAGCATATGTTTTGTTTCCTGAATACCAAAATACTCATTAACGTTGCGCGCCAGAGTTACCGCCAGACAGTGATAAAGCTCGTCAAGCGCATTCCGCAATACATATCCAAGTTCCCGAAGTTTTTCCCCTTCTTCGTACGTTACCCAAAAATACTGGCTGCTACCTTGCTGGTGAGTCGTTGGATTAATGCCAAAGGTAACAACTTCATCGGAATAATTTACCACTCGCATTAAATCAAAATAGACCGTAAATTGTTCAACGCGGATCTCATTAATCAACAATACGATGCTGTTATCGTCCAGTCCCTCACCATCTCGTAATAATACTTCTGGCAGT
The Salmonella bongori NCTC 12419 DNA segment above includes these coding regions:
- a CDS encoding pathogenicity island 1 effector protein SipA (cell invasion protein A; actin-binding; required for entry of the Salmonella into the host cell); the protein is MQATKLAANISAIRESATTSPLGDIKGPKLEDFPALARHASLETLFKCGNDTEALKAIFAGSDNVAAKKAVTEFATLFRSALSATSQSAAATELLIKVGEEYTAQIMKDGLKEKSAFGPWLPATKKAEAKLEALHQKLLSIITENTGGNLGTLSTSFVTNEVMPYVADCIEHQFGCTLDPQTRSNLTALIDRAAAKTVDALDMCHGKLTQEQGVNLGREARHLELKALIPVLLRDIFTKIPVDKLPEAKTPEPVAGPTPDAGKKPEPAPININITIDSSQHHVDNSQHINNSRSHVDNSQRHTDSSVHDNSVHDNSRKTIDNSRTMIDNSVRDNSRKTIDNSRTMIDNSQRHTSTGSTVTHNHSRMESNTHHAETTHHASTGALEHGVAGKIDVTANAKAEVTTNTSAESTGSKEITSDKGNTPKTVVFDEVDGGGNKTTIGKPVQATVHRVDDHKVQSQKAEVVNLKPLAGQQVGVNSEKVQLQQSETTVVTGNKADTVDKDKNQTDTTGQFSGLKFKQNAFLSTIPSVTNMRSTHFNGRDGFLDVIRKALEPDAGTSFPVRRAFDGLRSELLSNDSVKSTALKAQCGNIDNHPELKVKIDTLKEVISQHPQKGKLAEVAQLFAREAGLTKLKGETDYLLSSVLDGVLGDPGWRNGTTFESYLNKPGADRVITTVDGLHTQFY
- the sipD gene encoding SPI-1 type III secretion system needle tip complex protein SipD; its protein translation is MLNIQNYSASPHPGLVAERSQTPSASEHVEIAAVPSTTEHRGTDIISLSQAATKAQQAQQTLQSTPPISEENNDERTLARQQLTSSLNALAKSGVSLSAEQNENLRSAFSAPTSASFSASPMAQPKTTISDAEIWEMVSQNISAIGDSYLGVYENVVAVYTDFYQAFSDILSKMGGWLSPGKDGNTVKLNVNSLKSEISSLVNKYNQVNQNTILFPTQNGSGVTTASRAEAEQWIKELNLPDSCLKSSGGGYVVLVDLGPLNKMVSDLGGIGSGTALEMDNAKYQAWQSGFKAQEENLKTTLQTLTQKYSNANSLYDNLVKVLSSTISSSLETAKSFLQG
- a CDS encoding IpaC/SipC family type III secretion system needle tip complex protein; its protein translation is MLVSNVGINPANYLNNHSVENTSQPGSQSVNVKDILNHIGISSGKIGDLGLSPTLSAPAPGVLTQTTGTITSFLKTAIQNTDMNQNLNALTNNVTTKANEMVQTQLREQKAEVGTFFDISGMSSNAVALLAAANTLMLTLNQADSKLSGKLSLVSFDAAKTTASAMLREGMNALSGSISQSALQLGITGVGAKLEYKGLQNERGALKHNASKIDKLTTESQSIKNVLNGQNSVKLGADGVDSLKTLNMKKTGADATKNLNDVTLKPNASTSATESLDIKDSNKQISPEHQAILSKRLESVESDIRLEQNTMDMTRVDARKMQMTGDLIVKNSVTVGGIAGASGQYAATQERSEQQISQVNNRVASTASDEARESSRKSTSLIQEMLKTMESINQSKASALAAIAGNIRA
- the sipB gene encoding SPI-1 type III secretion system needle tip complex protein SipB, whose translation is MVNDASSISRSGYTQNPRLAEAAFEGVRKNTDFLKAADKAFKDVVATKAGDLKAGTRSGETSINTISLTPPTDAAKEKLSSEGQLTLLLGKLMTLLGDVSLSQLESRLAVWQAMIESQKEMGIQVSKEFQSALGEAQEATDLYEASIKKTDTAKSVYDAAAKKLTQAQNKLQSLDPADPSYAQAEAAVEQAGKEATEAKEALDKAADATVKAGTDAKAKAEKADSILTKFQGTANASSQQQVSQGEQDNLSNVARLTMLMAMFIEIVGKNTEESLQNDLALFSALQEGRQAEMEKKSAEFQEETRKAEETNRIMGCIGKVLGALLTIVSVVGAIFTGGASLALAAVGLAVMVADEIVKATTGVSFIQQALNPIMEHVLKPLMELIGKAITKALEGLGVDKKTAEMAGSIVGAIVAAIAMVAVIVVVAVVGKGAAAKLGSALSKMMGETIKKLVPNVLKQMAQNSSKFLTQGMQRITTSLGNVGSKMGLQTNTLSKELIGNTLNKVTLGMEVTNTAAQSAGGVAEGVFIKNASEALSDFMLARFAMDQIQQWLKQSVEIFGENQKVTAELQKVMSSAVQQNADASRFILRQSRA